Part of the Vanacampus margaritifer isolate UIUO_Vmar chromosome 12, RoL_Vmar_1.0, whole genome shotgun sequence genome, GCTTGTgatacttgtagtagtagtaattttagtagtgcATTTAGTAAAAGTAACAGTACTTAGTAAAAGTAGCCGTACTTGTACTAgtagtaaaaatgtattaatagtagtagtactagtagtaatTAGTCGTACAAGTAGCCGTACTTGTACTGCTTCTACTACAAGTACTGCCACTACTACTTGTACTAACAGTAGCAGCAgcaggtttattattattattagtagtagtagttgtagtacTTGAAGTACTTCTTGTGGTACTTGTAGTAGCAGcagcagtattattattattagtagtagtagtaataatagttgaagtacttgtagtagtagtagttgtactTATAGTACTTAATGTTTTGTCAAAGATGGCCGCATGTGCACTGTATGAGGGTGTGTTTTTGAAATGTATGCAGATGTGGAAGTACACTTCAACGTACTCTAGGAAAGTCCAAATGAGGTGACACTTGAACCCGGGCTCTAACATGCTGCTATTCTCTTTCCCATCTGTTCCAAGGGAGCCATTTATGGCATGGCCCAGTCCATCCCAGACAGGTCCATGGTCACGGAGCTCTCCCGAGGCTTCCTGGACTGTCTGTACAGCACTGAGGTGCCCAAGTCCAGCACCAGCCACATGAACGGTAACGGTAAAGCCCACTGAAAAATAGATCAGGGTTGTCCTGAACTCGCTTGCACGTGGGAAACTTGCTCCGAGTTCACGGCTGAATGGTTGCCTTATCCTGCATCGCTGCACGGAAAACGCCTGCAAAGGTTTTTGAAAGCACAAGACGTCCTTTTAATCACCCCACAGGACAATTACTCAGACTGACTCTCTTAAAATGAGTTTTGGCGTTTCAATTgattcaaatgttgtgaatgtgTTTCATTTCAATATTAATCTGCATAGCAAAGTCGGAACATTTCAGTTAGCTGTTGTCATGTCCACAATTTGATGACTCAGCAAAAGACCACTGAGAGCTTGTTGGTGTGCTGTACTTGCGATCTGCATATTATGAAAACTGTTCTCCAACTGTGCGTTGAACGTAAAAGCACTGCAGGAACAAATCCGGGTTCCGATTTAAACCACGCGATAGTACCACTTGGTCATCCTCGTTGGATAGCACTTAACTTTCAATTAATGTGCATTTGTTGTACAGGTGTAGTTGGACTTCAAATATGGGAGCGTTTTATATATCACATTATGTCAGGCTTGAAATTAAACAGCTAGTGTAACCCAAAGCTTAACAGCTGTACTGGTTTTCGTACCCATTTGAAAACAAGATATTTAATAATCCCGCTTAAAAAGATGGTTGAAGCGATTGTATCTGTTTCTTGACTTCATTTGAGTCGCCGCCCATGTTTTGATAATTGTGCCCTAATTCAATCTACCTCACTTTGTACTTTTACTTTGGGGGCAAACGTGCATAACAActgtttgcttttctttctAAAAGTTGCGCCTTTAACACTGTCAGGGCATTTGAGTTCTCTTTTTAAATGcaggaaaaacacaaatgattgcGATCCGCCATGATTGAGGCTTATTGATTGACCAGACAACATATTTTCACCTCTGCACTCGAAAGGACCATGTTTTATATTCATGGAATTGTGCaataactgttttattttatgaaatgaTAGAACGGGGACTGTTGTGTAATAATGGTTAACAAACTGTAATCATGTTTATTGATAGCTTATCAGGCCAGTGGGTGTTCGTATTCTTACAAATGTCGAATAGTTTTCCAATGATCGAATGTTTTGACATGCTCGAGCTGCACTCCTATCAGGGTTGTAAATATTGATTCAGATAGTGCCTGCTTCCAAAACTGAtggcaaaaatccccccccAGCTCAATAGATGAATATTCACAGTTGACTTTTCAGTCAAAAGAATAGCGATTTATAAGTGACGAActgtatgttgttgtttctaTGGATGTGTTCATGCTGTAGCAATAACGAGTGTTCACCTCTGTGCCTACAGAGGTTTCCGGTCATACTACTTTCATTTAAGTTGCATTTAATAACCGCAATGGTTACTTACAATCAAAAAAGTCCACATTGTAAACAACGAGCAGTTTAGTGTTAAGACTTGGAATCGTTAGTGTTCtgttttcaataaaatacatatactgtgttttgttttgtttctgtgtgtgtgtgtggggggggggggtgttgttgttgttggtaaagcaagaaggaaagaaaagttggcaaaaaagtgttttagtatattttttttcaaagcactTTTGGTGTAAATAAGAGACAATTCTTGTAAATAATGTTGTCGCCAAAATATCAAACTATCTCCAAATGTGTTCCCCCCCCACCCATTAACTAAAAATGAATTAGAATTTCGTAAGATATAGAAATGACAAATGAACATTTCACATTGACAGTTCCTACCAGCTACTCCGCTGTGTGCAAAACCAAACCACAAACAGACAcctgcaaaaacacatttgacacTTTACAGGCCTGTGCAATATTCAACACATAACACAAAAGGTTACTCTTTGGGTATCTTAGGCACACGGATTAGCATAAATGTAAGTCACACATCTCCAGTTTGTGATCACATCAGAGAGGCTTGGTCAATGAAGGTGGCCAAAGTGATGTCGTGCTGCGAGAGCCCCCCACAGTCGTGTGTGCTCAGCGTGATCTGCACCTGGGTGGGCGCAATGCACGCACATTAGTATCActattgttttgaaacaaaacagtttAATGTGTGAGCTAGACTGAAAATATGTTTGGGTTTGATGAAACAAGTCacaatatgaactcattcactcccagccattttcactgaagcaaccccattcgctcccggctgttttaatggattttgactgattttgcaaggtccacagaatattctgtttatttgtttccgtttttgcagacattagcattaaaatataactaaatttcatcattattcacaaacctgttgaaaacactggcaaaaagagcttgttgcaacatggccattgctgatctcttatactctgctgccacctgctggcattTTTTCCTAATAACTACCACTACTactgctttaagccacctcttcatgtcagaagctgcatcaaagccttctgtatattcttgcattaaaaaaacaacatataaatacgtttttgggagtgaaggacaaagtatgtaaaaacgtatttacacgtgttttggtttgaattagtttaaatagatatattaatagtgatgagaaaaaaaagatcaaacagCATTATCtggattaatgttttttttttagattatgcAAATGTGTAATATAAAAATCACTTGTATCACTCACTAATTATCACCAATGGTAGGTGACAGATTAATATGgataaacaactttttttttttacattatacaaCTTTTTTAGATTATGCAAatgtgtaatgtaaaaaaaaagttgtttatcCATATTTATCTGTCACCATTGTTGATAATTAGTAGTTATTCACGAGTGATAGGAACCAAGACCTTCCACCAATAACAAAAGTGAGTAATTAACGCCACAcaaaaaaggtttataattgcctttagatgccacaaggtggcggCAAAACACtactttgttttttctcaatgatgctcctcaactcacttttgCAGTGTTCCTTTGCTAAAAGATAGTGTCAGTGAATAACAGACcctaagtttattttttaatttttattgttttttttttaaccaaacatGAATTTGTGAATGCCGAACTGTAAATATGTGGGGGTCCACACAGTACCTTATTGTAAACATTGAACCACTCGGGATGATGGTTCATCTTCTCTGCTTGTAGTGCCACTCTGGACATGAAACCAAAGGCCTAAGTGGGAGAATATTAATTCCAATTGTCAATATGCTGTACAATATACCGATGGATTGCGTGTGAGTATGTGAACCtgattaaaatctttaaaaagaaaCTCCTTGTAGATGGCGTCCCGTCCCACCACTTCCACCCACTGGGCATTTTGCAACAGTGGGAGAAGATGAGTCCGCTCCTCTTCAGTCAAAGTTTGGATTTTAGCAGCCTGGAATGACACAAGGGAGCGAGAGGGGGGCAGTTACACCAACGCAAACACTGATTGGCTACGCAGGAATCTCATCTGGAAACAATGAGAAGCTGCATTCTTTGCTTTAAAACAGGCTGGTACAAAGGTATGTGGTAGTCATGAGGGGGTGGGATtatttgccccccccaccctACCCTCCTGGTCGTTTGGCACATGATGCGGAATCACATGAATTACACGTCTGATGCTAATTTCCTGTCACACCTCGTGATCATGCActcttatttgttttgttttttcgtttATAGGCAAGTGGGCATTTTAAAAGGCCATGTCCCCAGGCAAGCTGTTGGATTAAGAGAACACATGAGCGCCTACAAGAGAGCAATGACATCAACAGGTATCATAGCAACCAACGCTCTAATCTGCTGATCAGTGGCAGCAGCGAACAATAAGCAGACTCGAGCCTCGCCTACTCTCCTACTAGCgtcatactgtacatgtgcaTGCACAAAACATGCCatgaaaatataaatagaataaacaatgccatgcaatttaaaaaaaaacacagtattAGATCAATGTTAATACAATTTGATGCAAATTATTAACTACTAAAAGAGATTTACACCGAAGGTTTGCAACAGGTTTGTGTCAGAGGTTGTGAACTCACCATGTTTGCAGAGAGCTCTCATACACAAAAGACGACAGCGTCTTCCTGTGCTTTGACAACAACTGGAATGAATCAACACATGAGCCGCAACCAAGGTCCTCCTTTTAGCTGCCCCGGGAGAAGCCTGAACAGAAACCAGTCTGTCAACATTGGTTTAATCATAAACCTCTAAAGCTGAACTCGCGCTTCAGGCTATCTCAGCGTAAAAAACTCACCAGACTATTTGTAATGCGTTCATACAAACATTTTAGAGCGAACCTTAAACCTCCATATGACAGTTCAAAGAATAGTTGCTCTGCGGAATGCAGCACCGTGCTGCCCCTTGGCCAAGGGGAGTTCATGTCAAAGGTCAATGAGCTGCTGCATGAGGACAACCTAATGAACTCATCTGTCATAGTGAGCGCCCAGGGAAATGAAGCGcttaatgaaatgaaacatgGGGCAGGATGTGACAAGTGACCGGCTTTTAACACTCCAATGGATCTGCAAATGAGAACTTTGCTTAAGCCCAGTTTGTAACAAAGGAATGTAGAGGAAGATGAGTTCAATTAAAGGCATTACCGTACAGTAAAGTGTATCTAAAATTACACCTTTTAAAAGGATAACTTTAAGCAGCCATCACacagggtggccattttgccacttgctgtccactgaaaatgatatcacagttgcacaagtaacaaccaatcacggtgcatctgctttctgaagctgagccgtgaatggtcgttacctgatagcaactgtgatgtaatttttagtTGTCAGCAATTAGCAAAatggagatggataaaaatgctggattttgctgcaaaatgttCCACATAGTAATCAGaaagaatgccatgtttagacaaCAGGAGGCACATTAAACATTAttagatttgtgtgtgtgtgtgtgtgttattaaaaatgttttatggactatctgccacggaggaggcgggacttccgacttcaggtttttcacccatcaactttgtttccgtttccggtttgggTTTGTGACATGTGGGCTGCGTCCCAATAcatgcgcttccgcctttgtgcccctcggttgcgcgttcccgtcgacgggtgcgaggctgcgagtgtgtagtgtctttCTCAGTATCCGAAGCacttcagatagccgagacgccctcccgtcgatgagcgggagcgcgcggttgaagggcgcaggggtgggggtgcgagtgttggaacgcggccagcagcgGCCAGAAACGGCgttgatgtgtaaaacccggaagtccggaAGTAATAGAAGACCCTATATGATACAGCGCACTTTTAGGAACTGGCATGTGggccaaaaataacatttaattctTAAACAAattcgcccaaaaaaaaaaaaaactcttgacacacaccaaaaagtctcagatgcattcaaaacaacaaaaactctgAAAAGAGGCTTTTcccctccctctttttttttcttgtatgcgAGACCATTTTTGTCCCTGCTGGTGTAACCACAGACTAAGCGACTTGCGTATAATACAATACATGTGACAAgctcccattttctttgtatgtcTAGGCTGTTTGGTGCAAGCACAACACAAAATCATTTATcttggtgtttttgttgttgtttgttttttaaacctggCATCAGATCAGGGTTGTGTAAACTTTATATGCAAACAGTATAGTACTTTTGGAGGAgtattacataaaaaataataattaaaaaaactcatAAGGTGTGCTTATAATTTCCATTCCATTTTCTTTATCCGTGTCTTCTTTTACCAAATTATAGTGTTCCATAAAAATGAATTCCAAGCATCACAAACCGTATGACATGACAGGAACTACAAACCTCATACGCAAGCCGCCCTTTGACCATTCTTTATTAGTTAGAGATGACAGTTATAAAGATGAGCAGAGGAAGTGCTTTCAATTGACAACATGGAGCCGGTCAGActcgtgcgagcgtgtgtgacTTTACTTGTCTTCACAAGTGGCTGTGGCGCGCACGTCCCATCAGGTGAGTCAAGGATTGTTCTTGGAGGCCTCACTTAACTCACTAATCTCACTTGTGTTATTTCATGGTTCggtagtttttaaataaatgcatggaACAGCTTGTATTTGATGATAAAACCAAAATATTGTTCTATAGTGAGTTCTCTAAAGCAACAGATTCTTTCGATACTTTTTTCCTCTCGAAAATTGTGCTGTTTATAAACAATAACACAACACAATGCACCATTATTTAGCAGATAATGGTGACTGTGATGTTGAAGAAGATCTGATATCTTATATTTATGATGAACATAAAGTGTCACGCGCACATTGTAAATCAGCGTTTCTTGTCTCCATGCAGCGCCCGCTCTGAAAATAGACCAGGCTTTGTTAATATTTCATAACCAGCTGCCAACTGAAGTGGAGGTCTTGTACACTTCTGATTATTGTTACAAGGTAAACATGCACACTGAAATGAGTCATTAACAATTGATTGGGCTTTAGTGAAATCAGATTTAATTTTAACCGTTTTTAGGGTTCCTAAACGCAGCATTATCATTATATATCCTGTGTATAAttttaacatgtttatttttttcagtgtgtgtACCAGAATTTGGTCCGTGTGAAATCCAGCTACAACAATGTATCTACAGTCATCAGCACGAAATTCTCCTTGAGTATGCAGGTGGAATCCAACGACAGAAATGCAATTCTTTGCCGGTAAAAAGTTGAAATCAACTCAGTTGAAAAATAGCTGATATTTGTTTCCAGTTTTTCCAGGGAGTTTCCCAATGTCTCCAGACACAATCTAGCATGCTGGGATACCCTGATTGCATCAAGAAATACTCCCCCAGCACTGTAAATAATCTAACTGACTTTCTGCAGCTGAGTGATATTCTCTCTGAAACTACTACCTCAGTAGATATTGATTAGTAGCCTTTTTGGGGTTAATAAGACCTGACATTCCAATATTGATGGAAAAAGATCATTAAAGCTGCACAGTGGAGGTTAAACTGGAGATGGCGGTTGTAATAAATAAACCGTCAGGACAGCGGCGCTCCCCATCTGGGGATCACCCGAAAATATTGTGGCAGGATGGGCCAAGTGTCACATTATTTCATTCTGTTATATGTTGGTCTGGACATGGGCTTCCTTAGTCAATGCTGAGGTCTCTAACCAGGCTGCTGTTATTGATTTCCTTTCCCCTTTGAAAAAACACTCCAAGTGATAGCCAGTATGTCATTCCAATGGTGGATCAATGTGAGCACGCAATGTATGTTTTGGGGGTTGGAAACTGGAGCTAGCAGAGGATTAATGGATGCGTTTACGGTGGATGAGCACTAGGTGGCACTCCAGAGCTTCCTTTGGTGCGGTCACTGGTGTTCCATAGTGAAGCCCAGTTGGTCAGGATCAGATAAAGCAGCAGGAGATTGATCACCGCGCTGCCTTTTGAGAGAAAGGTCCAGTTGCTGCTTAGAAGCTCCAGGGTGCCAACATTGTAATGTATGCTGTCAAAGAACTATACAGTAATACgatttcatttaattaaaaaagaaagacagatTATTGACGATTCTGAACATCCGTGCATTTGTGATACTTAatgcaacgcaatgcaaatgcttcctttatacggGGAAAATTTGAAACAAACGGCGTATTGTATTCTTTTGCCTGGGACTAACATACAAACCACACAGATTGTTATAATAGCCAAACtgaatttcataatattttgaaataaaaataatccacacaaatgaaattacaacgatccaaagtcaaatgcttttcaatgagcgcaGAGATTTTTTTccgccgccattttgacttgtgacgtcataTCTGAATTGTCAATAGGAAGATAGTGGTGGAGGTAAACTACCAACagttttatttcaataaaatgatatttttgacaatttggtACCTGGGACTTCATTCCGGATTTACCCAACTAAATCCACTATCACCTCGTAATTAGAAGcctatacaaaaacaaaacatgactgtGCCATGTAGGCTACATCATCTGGAGTAGTTCCGAATCAATATTCATCAAATAAGATGacgaaatatttttaaaaatataaataagagAGGCTAATTATCGatgtacaggaaaaaaaaaatactgagtgCAAATCACCACAAATGTCTTGGCAGTTTTGAGCAACCAATTCGagggggaaaagaaaaatgctgacatcgTCAAGGACTAGCCCTCTGGCCCTGTCAGGACAAATTTAAAATCTGACATGGCAGCTCAGAAagtgaaatctgattggacaaagtcTTGGAAGCAGTGCCAACAAGAGAAATGCTACAAAATGAAGAGAATAGACCGCTGGGAGTAATTTATACAATATCatgtaaacaaatattgtaatttaGAATGGCGCCAATGCTTCACTATTATACTGTGtgtataataattttatttaactgTTTGAATGCAGATGGACTCAGACATACGAGGAGGGCGGTCACTATTCGGTTTGGATCTTAAGGTCAGACAGTGCCAGCAATGCCACCTGTATTCATGGTGTGGACAAAGGACCTCACAATACCTACCTGCGTAAGTGTCTAACAACACGGATGTTTCACATTGAAGGAGGCTAGCGTAACTGGTTGCTGATTTCATACTGAACAAGAATAtagagtttttttgtgtgtaaaaagtcttatatCTTGGGAGTGCATCCAAAAGTGCTGTGTTTATCTTTTGGCTCAGTGTCAATAACCACGGAAAGGAAACCTGCCTCTGAACCTGCAGCCATTTTCTTATTCATGAAGTCAGCATACAAGCACATGACTTGCTTTGTTCGCTTTTAGCGGACAGTATTCTCTTCCGTCTCTTGGGATATTCAGCGTATTGATCACATGAGACATGCTTTCTTAAAAAGggataaaaagaaaagcttttgtGATTGTTTTGAGGGCTGAGACCTGTGCGTAGAGGACTGTGGGTAATACATTAGGGAAGGTGGAAGGATTAGGGCATAATGGGATTTTGAAAGCGTCTCTGTCCATAATGTACACCCTACTTAACAATATTGCAGATTATGTTGTGGATCCGACTTTTAAGGCCGGGGAGCCATTATCCGAGCAGATATACGGTCAGTGGAACTGCACCCCTCACAGTATGATGAGCTTCCATTAGCTACAGGCGCGGGTGATTATACAAACTCCCCACAGGGTATGCTCCGTTTAAGTAATGGTCTGGTCAGCAGCTGAAGCCGTGCTAGGGAATTTGAAAGTTTAGCTCCGCATCTCCCATTGATTGGCCGCATCGTGAGGTCATTTGTTAGGTGTGGTCTTCCTCGAAGGATGTGCGCAATTTCACCTAATGTCAGGATTGTGACTGCGCCCAAACCGCAACTTCAAGTTAAATAGCGATCCCTATTAAGTACCCGCCTTACGCAAATGTATTGATGAACTTAATCTAGTTGTTTCGAAGTGCCTCTATTCATCTTGCGTTCATCCTGACAGTAATAGAGCGAGCCCGACCGCTGCAAAGTGTGTTTCACTTCATGCGCTGAGAGCtttatgatgtttttttatgagcGCGCACCAAAGATGCCATGACTTTCCAAAGGCGATGAAGTGACCACTCCGTGTTCAGAGAGGATGTCTGCTCGGGTTCAAATAGCGTCTTTGTATTTGTTCTTCCACTAAAAAGGCAAACACAGCATCCTCGCCCTCCCTTTCTGCTGCGCTTTGATGCACACAAATATCCCCTGAGCCTGTTTGTTCTACTTTTATAGACTGGTTTACAGCTGTAAAGTACATTACTGACATTTGAACGTTACAGATgatgatgtttgtgtttttttttgttaacgagaTTAAGCAAATATAGCAGTGCcttttttgtcttaatttacTCCAGTGTAAATATATTCATTACATGTTGTTATGCTTCCTTTTGTTGAATAAGAATTAAGATGAAAAATCCACCAACAACTTAAGGGGCGGGGCCATCTTGCCATTGACTGAcagtgacatcacagtgcctaaggacTCAGTTAACGaccatcacggctcacctgtttactgAGCTTGATCATTTGACgttcacaaaatggccgccccctcacaATGGTGTGAAACGGGTGTATTTTTCTGCTTTAATCATATTTTATAAACACAATGTTTAAACCAGTAGAGGCgcgtagaacatattgtaaagattacccccccctttttttttttaacttgacttcATATTGTCTAGGGACCACTTACAGTagcaattttttaatatatattttttctgtgaTGTTTATAGTTAGTAGTAGTGTAGAGATGATCATAATTGAGATGATTGGTTTCTTCATTTAACAACGGGGAGAGTTTAAATATTACACACGAATAGaccagctagcattagcacatgCTAGCAGCCATATTAAAGTGTCAACTAAAgagttattttttgatttaagAGACTGTTAGTGTGTCCGTATTCCTTGTATGCCTCTCGGATTAGATTACCCACGTGATTGCTCTGTGATGCATTGACCAAGAATTAGGTGCattaggttgttgttgtttgtttgtcactCAGGGGATCACCTTTGGCACTGATTGACACACAAAGAACTCTGGGGAATTGGCTACATTGAACTATTTGTACCAGTTATATTAAGCTAGATCAGAGGTTGGTCTCACCAGTAGGGACCCACATTTGACCATTGTCATTCAGTTGCCTTCACTTTTATAGAAGTCAAAACAagcaaatgttgttgttgttgttttttaggcaGTTTTTGATTTAAAGTTTGCATGTCTACTGGAGTGCtgtaatttgtaatttattCTATGTCATTGATGATGTAACCATGTGTGTCTTTTCTATTGTGTTATCTAGCTATTCTGGTGGCAGCTCTCTCTCTAGCTGTAACTGCTCTCTTATTTGTTGTAACACCCTACATATACAGGTATGTACACAACTTTTAATGttccttgtgtttttttctccttgtaGTTCAAGGGCTCTGTTTTTGTTGCCGCATACGTAAATGCTGGTGTATCAACAGCACAAATCACCCTTTTGTAAAGGCACCAATTTTTGTCTGTGAAATTACCAACACCCAGTCTAACCTGCCTCCGCGCAGATTTTTGACGCGCCTCACGGCAGACTTGTTTCAGtcacgaaaatagagccctttagagtcaaatgtgttattttaactACAATATTTGATGTCTCTTACAGAAAGTGCCGCATATCAACATTTGTAAAGACCATTTGCTGCCAAAGGCCCCAGTACGTGCTTGATAATGTAAGTTACATTTTGTAAGTTTTTGTCAGTTTGTAAAATATCACATGTGATAGCTGTAATTTCTGAGTACATTTGTAAGTTACATCTTGATCTAACAGGCTACATTGTTTGGCTTGACCAGAGAGAGAATAGTGCATGGTAAAATTTTCAGAGCCTCCAGTCATCATGCTGCAGAGACACTAATAGAAAGATTGATACAAATGTTAGCAGAGCCAATTGTGCAGCAGACTGACATAGAGGCATTCAGACAAACATCTGAGTTCATGTGATGCATTTTCGGCGAGCATGAATGGCTCCTCTCATTCTTCCGAGCAAGATGTCTCAGTCTTCCACATGCTGTGTAAATGACATGTAGATCCATCATTACTCATTAGCGATGTTGTCTTCCTGCTCTGCTGCTTGATAGTGATACACGGGGGCCAAAAAGTCCAGCTAATCCAAGGGAGAGGAGTGTTGTTCTGACAAAGAAACTTATAAATCCGGGGTCCAACAATATTAAATAGAATGTTATTTCATAAAAGATGCCACTACATAGAGCTTTGACAAAACAACTTTACATTCCAAATTTAATCAAACAATTTTTACTAATTGTGTAATTGTCTGTTTTTGCAatcttgaaaaacaaacaaaaactagcaacaaaaaaaagacaatttgttggtatacagtactgtaatatggcttaaaaaaaatcaaattaaacaaattCAAAAGCAACACAAGTTTTTCATGAGCTGCCATGAAACTGTGCTGCAATCCACGTCAAGTCGTCACCATAATGCTTAGtcatttgttgctaggcagactaCACACGAGCTAATGTTTCCAATGTTGCCAAGGCACACCATATTACATTGTgaaaaatctcatggcacacaaccaaacaaaaatgtcactccCCATAAaagaatttgaaataatgttgatATTAAAGataatttaattgttctgcctgtcgcTCTATGTTACTGATCTAGATCAGTGGTTTTCAAATGGGGGTATGTGAAGGCATTACAGGGGGTACGTGAGATTTTTTaatatctaaaaaaattatatgtaaatatttttatatatatatatatatatatatatataagttcataaaattaattttatattcagtaggctattcaatttcagtgtcATAAAAACCAAGCATCTCCCCCATAACAGAATGGTTTAACAcaacttgtcatatgccaccgagaatcacctgtcaatcacttgtaaactttaaatttaatattcacttaattatttatttttgacaacagagctttactatgatcccaCAAGATCACGCTTTATGTTGATAATAAtttgtatgtgcacaaatctttatttcaattttttttaatcttttattttttagttatatctttttatttccaaatagttcaagataccacataaatacaaatagagttccaaagtgtaataaatcagacaatgatcgCACAGCATTCcgtttagttgttgttttttttcaatcagaaatgctttgTGCTGGTTCGTGGGTACTTGGttgaaaatatatttcacaGTGGGTACATGAcgtcactggaaaaaaaaaagagttgagaACCACTAGTCGAGATAGATGAATAAAGTTGCTTTAatgtagtaaataaatattaatgttGAGACTATTTAAACAAAATTGGGTCATcccacaaaataataataatctcttACAGCCTAATTACAGTCAATGTCATGGGACAGTGTTTGGAAATACACACTAATATAATGACATCATTGtaagtattatttaaaaacattttatttcaacgtGCAGTTGAATGTGTCCACGTTATTAATTATGAAGTACATACTTTATGAGATGATAAATGCTGCTACCCATGATGTGAA contains:
- the pcbd1 gene encoding pterin-4-alpha-carbinolamine dehydratase yields the protein MAAKIQTLTEEERTHLLPLLQNAQWVEVVGRDAIYKEFLFKDFNQAFGFMSRVALQAEKMNHHPEWFNVYNKVQITLSTHDCGGLSQHDITLATFIDQASLM